The proteins below come from a single uncultured Carboxylicivirga sp. genomic window:
- a CDS encoding glycoside hydrolase family 3 N-terminal domain-containing protein — MKNPITLILMYAFVLTGCHSHGSGDINMPAPLLSDNHEWRVLSVREKAAQLVCYQYNKEEMLRLGNGSMEQFFQKYPVGAVFLANWTIAGLVDKDSVKNEYINVVRQCNKASKYPLLFSEDFETGLGFAIPGYTQLVTEMGLGAANSEELAAQYGNIIASEARSVGINWLLHPVADLNINPFSYITNVRSVGTRADLAIKILPHQIKAMQANGVAATAKHFPGDGTDFINQHFSTSENKLSIEEWNNSYGKVYQTLIDGGVKVIMPGHISFPAYQKHKHNGEYLPATLSNELIEGLLKKELNFKGVVVSDALNMAGIAGFYDSQLETEVECFKAGTDMLLWPSLEVIDTIEARVVRGEIDIRRLDDAVARVWNLKDDLGLFKPLYKSVKPLLNNDFQQHHQQADNIARKAITPIGENKVTLPWITAKDKNILLVEVMQDYKEGVFNVLVDELTKRGAQVTVRRNLSYFEQGSQLQELAEQYDKILFAYYSVPGVPWGDLSLYGPEALTMWSSNRLPKDKVISIGFGDPYKNIIYLPRITQRINCYNIDEHSQKALVEALWGDYKTTGVSPVTYPQFNYAIEEVVSLSDE; from the coding sequence ATGAAAAATCCAATAACATTAATCCTGATGTATGCCTTTGTGCTCACAGGATGTCATTCACATGGTTCAGGCGACATTAACATGCCTGCTCCTCTTTTATCAGATAACCACGAATGGCGTGTGCTAAGTGTACGCGAGAAGGCGGCGCAACTGGTGTGTTATCAGTATAATAAAGAAGAAATGCTTCGTTTGGGAAATGGTTCGATGGAGCAGTTTTTTCAGAAATATCCGGTTGGGGCTGTGTTTTTAGCCAACTGGACAATTGCCGGATTGGTTGATAAAGACTCGGTGAAGAATGAATACATTAACGTTGTTCGGCAGTGTAACAAAGCATCGAAATATCCGCTTTTGTTTTCTGAGGATTTTGAAACCGGATTAGGTTTTGCTATTCCTGGCTATACTCAATTGGTGACCGAAATGGGCTTAGGAGCAGCTAATTCCGAAGAACTGGCGGCCCAATATGGAAATATTATTGCATCGGAAGCCCGAAGCGTTGGTATAAACTGGTTGTTACATCCGGTTGCCGATTTAAATATTAACCCTTTTAGCTATATAACCAATGTACGATCGGTTGGTACAAGAGCCGATTTAGCCATTAAAATTTTGCCTCATCAAATAAAAGCCATGCAGGCAAATGGTGTGGCTGCAACAGCCAAGCATTTTCCGGGCGATGGAACCGATTTTATCAACCAACACTTTTCAACTTCCGAAAATAAGCTGAGTATAGAAGAGTGGAACAATAGTTATGGAAAAGTATATCAAACATTGATTGATGGCGGTGTTAAGGTGATTATGCCGGGTCATATTTCTTTTCCGGCTTATCAAAAACATAAGCATAACGGCGAATATTTGCCAGCCACATTATCAAACGAACTGATAGAAGGATTGCTTAAGAAAGAACTGAATTTTAAAGGAGTAGTTGTTAGTGATGCCTTGAATATGGCTGGTATAGCCGGGTTTTATGATTCGCAACTCGAAACCGAGGTTGAATGTTTTAAGGCTGGAACCGATATGTTGCTATGGCCTTCGTTAGAAGTTATAGATACCATTGAAGCTCGTGTGGTACGTGGCGAAATTGACATACGACGATTGGATGATGCCGTGGCCCGGGTTTGGAATTTGAAGGATGACTTAGGTCTGTTTAAGCCATTATATAAAAGTGTAAAGCCTTTGCTTAACAATGATTTTCAACAACATCATCAACAGGCTGATAATATAGCACGTAAGGCAATTACCCCTATTGGCGAAAACAAAGTAACGCTACCGTGGATAACAGCCAAGGATAAAAACATTTTATTGGTAGAGGTAATGCAGGATTATAAAGAAGGTGTTTTTAATGTTTTGGTCGATGAATTAACCAAACGAGGAGCGCAGGTTACCGTTCGTCGAAACCTGAGTTATTTCGAACAAGGATCGCAACTTCAGGAATTGGCCGAACAGTACGATAAAATTTTGTTTGCCTATTACAGTGTGCCCGGGGTGCCCTGGGGCGATTTATCGTTGTATGGCCCCGAAGCATTAACAATGTGGTCGTCTAATAGGCTTCCAAAAGACAAGGTAATAAGTATAGGTTTTGGCGATCCGTATAAAAATATCATTTACCTGCCGCGCATAACACAGCGGATTAACTGTTATAATATTGATGAGCATTCGCAAAAAGCGCTGGTTGAAGCTTTATGGGGCGATTATAAAACAACAGGAGTATCGCCGGTGACTTATCCGCAGTTTAATTATGCTATTGAAGAGGTTGTTTCACTTTCAGATGAATAA